In Bufo gargarizans isolate SCDJY-AF-19 chromosome 6, ASM1485885v1, whole genome shotgun sequence, a single genomic region encodes these proteins:
- the NPS gene encoding neuropeptide S, producing MHLWYQPGMSLTSSGKSDYCLILLNSCLIEADRSEELAFLKPFLEKSFMKRSFRNGVGSGLGIKKNFFRRSKS from the exons ATGCACCTCTGGTATCAGCCTGGAATGTCCCTGACT TCATCTGGAAAATCAGACTACTGCCTCATCCTGTTGAACAGCTGCCTGATAGAAGCCGATCGCAGCGAAGAGCTGGCGTTCCTCAAGCCCTTTCTAGAGAAGTCTTTCATGAAGAGGTCCTTTCGGAACGGCGTTGGATCAGGGTTAGGaatcaaaaaaaactttttcagaaGGTCAAAATCCTAA